Genomic segment of Oryza sativa Japonica Group plastid, complete genome:
ATTGGTAAATTTGCGGGTTCAATTCCTGCTGGATGCACGCGAACCGGAACGTTCCATAAGTCTATTGGAACTGGCTCTCTATCCATGGAATCTCATCCATCATCCATACATAACGAATTGGTATGGTATATTCATACCATAACATAAGAACAATAAGAACTCGAATTCTTATCGATACTGGAACTCAGAGCATAGGAGGGAAAGTCGATTTATGGATGGAATCAAATACGCAGTATTTACAGAAAAAAGTCTTCGTTTATTGGGAAAGAATCAATATACTTTTAATGTCGAATCGGGATTCACTAAGACAGAAATAAAGCATTGGGTCGAACTCTTCTTTGGTGTTAAGGTAGTAGCTGTGAATAGCCATCGACTACCCGGAAAGGGTAGAAGAATGGGCCCTATTCTAGGACATACAATGCATTACAGACGTATGATCATTACCCTTCAACCGGGTTATTCTATTCCACTTCTAGATAGAGAAAAAAACTAAAGGAGAATACTTAATAATACGGCGAAACATTTATACAAAACACCTATCCCGAGCACACGCAAGGGAACCAT
This window contains:
- the rpl23 gene encoding ribosomal protein L23; amino-acid sequence: MDGIKYAVFTEKSLRLLGKNQYTFNVESGFTKTEIKHWVELFFGVKVVAVNSHRLPGKGRRMGPILGHTMHYRRMIITLQPGYSIPLLDREKN